GTACCGCAAACAGGAAATGTTCGCTGTGCTCTTCCTCAACACCACCAACAGGGTCATCCACTTCGAAATCATCAGCCAGGGCGGCATCACCAGCACCATTGCCGATCCCCGCGTGATTCTCAAAAAAGCACTCGTTCACGATGCCGTTCATGTCATCCTTTGCCATAACCACCCAAGTGGCGATACCACTCCCAGTAAACAGGATGAAATATTCACCTCCCGCATAAAAACTGCCGCCTTACTTATGGATATACACATCATCGACCACATCATCGTAGGCGAAACAGGCCATTATAGCTTTGCCGATAATTCCCTCATGTAGCAGCAGCCCCCCCCTCGAGGTTATGCCTGTGCATTAGGACCGCCGAAATTCATAGGTATTTCTATTTGCTCCATATCCTGGATAGGACCATTGGCAGCTTCATAACGCTCTACATTCTCCTGTAAAGCACGCATAAAACGCTTCGCATGCATAGGCGTAAAAATAATACGTGATTTTACCCTGCTTTTAGGAGTGCCGGGCATCACGTTCACAAAGTCAATAACAAACTCTGCATGAGAATGCGTGATAATGGCTAGGTTCGCATAAGTACCTTCCGCTATTTCTTCGCTGATTTCTATATTAAGCTGATTCTGTTGCTGATCTGACATTCGTTTCTTTTTGGCAAAAATAAATAAAGCGGGCGATAGTTCAGGATATCAATCCTGCTATCACCCGCTTTATTACATTAAGACAATATCTGCCAAACTATCTGAGTCGCATACTCGATACAATAGCATCAGTTGTTGTACCCTGATACCCCAGGTTTAGCGCAGTATTATCTGCAAACACCGCCTTGGTAACAGTTACAATGATCTGACCCTGAGTACCCTTGGGCACACTAACAGATTTCACTGCTTCCAGCTCCTGGCGATCAATGGTAATGGTTTGATTAGCCGCGGTGGTAATGCCCGAAATGCTGTAAGAAATAGTAGTGTTCTGGTTTACAGCCCGCTTTAACACAAAGTGGATATCAATTGTGGTATCACGGGGCGGCGCAACAATAGAACTATTATCAAATACTGCATCTACATAAGGCACAGTAAAGGTTCCTTCTAAAACATTGTCTCCCGACGATTCTTTTTTGCATGCAGTAAAGATCAGCACAAAAAAGAAAGCCATGTATATAACTGAGTATTTCTTCATATTGTTATTTTTAAAGATCAAACCACATTTTCACGTTAAACAGTGATATTTCCGGCGCATTAGGATTAGCCAGTATCTCAGAGCTTCCGGGATATTGGAACCTGCGGAACAGGTTGGTACCACCTACCACACTTGGCGGTCTCAGAGCCGGTGTTTCACTACCCTCTGGTCCGGAACGCCTCCATTCAGTGAAGGCATCGATACCGCGGTCCATCTTATCTACCCAGTGCTGGTAATGAATAGCAGCGATCGCATCAGCAGCAGTCATGCTGGTCAAACTGGGTCTGGCGGCAGCAAAATTTGCAGCATCTGCA
The Filimonas effusa genome window above contains:
- a CDS encoding DUF3467 domain-containing protein, with translation MSDQQQNQLNIEISEEIAEGTYANLAIITHSHAEFVIDFVNVMPGTPKSRVKSRIIFTPMHAKRFMRALQENVERYEAANGPIQDMEQIEIPMNFGGPNAQA